From Hirundo rustica isolate bHirRus1 chromosome 1, bHirRus1.pri.v3, whole genome shotgun sequence, a single genomic window includes:
- the GPD1L gene encoding glycerol-3-phosphate dehydrogenase 1-like protein yields the protein MALSVAPLKVCIVGSGNWGSAVAKIIGNNVKKLQKFASTVNMWVFEENINGRKLTDIINKDHENVKYLPGCKLPDNVVAIPNLREAVQDADLLVFVIPHQFIHKVCDEITGQVRRKALGITLIKGIDEGPEGLRLISDIIREKMGIDISVLMGANIANEVAAEKFCETTIGCKILENGLLFKELLQTPNFRITVVHDADTVELCGALKNVVAVGAGFCDGLCCGDNTKAAVIRLGLMEMIAFAKIFCKGQVSTATFLESCGIADLITTCYGGRNRRVAEAFVKTGKSIEELEKEMLNGQKLQGPQTSAEVHRILKQKGMLDKFPLFTAVYQICYEGRPVKEIISCLQSHPEHK from the exons gGGTTCTGCAGTTGCCAAAATAATAGgtaataatgtaaaaaaattgcagaagttCGCTTCCACAGTGAACATGTGGGTCTTCGAGGAGAATATTAATGGGAGAAAACTGACAGATATCATAAATAAGGACCATGAAAATGTAAAGTATCTCCCTGGATGCAAGCTGCCAGATAATGTG GTTGCTATCCCAAACCTTCGTGAAGCGGTACAAGATGCGGACTTGCTGGTTTTTGTCATTCCTCATCAGTTCATCCATAAAGTCTGCGATGAAATCACAGGACAAGTGCGCAGGAAAGCGCTTGGCATAACTCTCATAAAG GGAATAGATGAAGGCCCGGAGGGACTCAGACTGATCTCTGACATTATTCGAGAGAAGATGGGAATAGACATCAGTGTGCTGATGGGAGCTAACATTGCCAATGAGGTGGCAGCAGAGAAATTCTGTGAAACCACAATAG GCTGCAAAATCTTGGAGAATGGCCTTCTCTTCAAAGAGCTCCTGCAGACTCCAAACTTCCGAATAACTGTAGTACATGATGCAGATACAGTTGAGCTGTGTGGTGCTCTGAAG AATGTAGTAGCAGTAGGAGCTGGTTTCTGTGATGGCCTTTGCTGCGGTGACAATACCAAAGCTGCTGTTATTCGCCTTGGCCTAATGGAGATGATCGCCTTTGCCAAAATTTTTTGCAAAGGACAGGTTTCTACTGCCACTTTCCTGGAGAGCTGTGGCATCGCTGATCTCATCACAACGTGTTACGGTGGCCGGAATCGACGTGTAGCAGAAGCATTTGTTAAAACTGGAAAG TCTATTGAagaattagagaaagaaatgctgaaTGGTCAGAAACTGCAAGGACCACAGACTTCTGCAGAAGTGCATCGCATCCTGAAGCAGAAAGGAATGCTGGACAA GTTTCCACTCTTCACGGCTGTGTATCAAATCTGCTATGAAGGGAGACCTGTTAAAGAGATAATATCCTGCCTTCAGAGTCATCCAGAGCACAAGTAA